GGGAAACAAAGCCAGCTTTCCTCCTTCCCGGCCGCCTGAGCCGCCCCTAAAATCGAGAAATATCGGCCAAGAACCAGAACTAAAGACATATATTGGGACAGTGGAGAGTGATCTTGGAAATTCCGCtaagaagcaaaagacacTTACCGAAAACATGGAGGAGCTCTTTGAGCGTGGTGATTACATCAACGCCGCTCAAATCTTCTTGGATGCGCATCCGGCCTCACTCAAAGGCATATCATCCGAGCGGAGGGAGCTTGCTACccaggccttcttcttgaatTGCAGACAGGATAATGTGTTTATCGCGAGAAGCGTCTTTGAGCgtttggaagaggtggaCCGAATATCACCGACGATGTGGAGAATCCTGATTGTTACACTAGCAAAGAAGGGCTGCATAGAATCAGCGGCGACTATATACATGCGGTATAGGGGAAAATTTTCTGTCCCTGGGGTGTTGTTAGACGTCGTTCTTCGCTGCTTGGTTGAATCCCGTAGACTCACAAGTGCGAAATGGGTTCTACTGCGAAATCTATCCAAGGACAGAGATTGTGGTCTATGCGGTGCATATCTCAGCGGCCTGTggaaaaagacaagaaacaTTGAGCTACTGAACGGCCAATTCACAAAATTGTTGATGGTGCTGCGACGTTTGGATAAAGCTCCCACCGAAAAGCTTGTCAACCCGTTGCTCAAGGCTTATGTGGAATTCGGCCGATTTTCGGATGCTGAAGCTCTTGTACACCAGATGACAACGACTTACCGTGTGCCGCTAACTTGTCGGATGAAAGGTCTTCTGGTATACGGCAAAGCTTTACAATGTGATTGGGCAGCTGTGGATGAGGGTCTCCAGGAAATGCATAAACTCGGTCTGACGAGCAAGAAACGAGACTTCGTCTATGTATTTGACCGCATATTCCTGGAATATTGGCCATCACATACATGTGTTGAGATCCAGGACTTCCTTTATCGATACATTGATAAGTTTGACATCAATGCTGATCGGGTTTTCTTCCAGCACATAATGGAGGCAATCGTCGAAAAGGGCGATGAAGCTATGGTTTCTGAATTTACAAGCATGGCGCGCCAACGTGGGTGGAAAGTcaaggttgacgagaaggCATTTATAGAGCTGTTGCGCAACCGTCGATCAGCGCTCGAAGATTCACCAGTTGGTTTCTGGCAGATGCTGCGTGTTgccagagaagaaaatatGCGCGCCACTGCCTCGCAGCAACTTCTGGGCCAGGACCGTCGATCGTTTTTACCGGTGACGAACAATTTGGGCGCACAGTTCCCCGACGCATGGTATAAGCGCACTGTGGACGAACTAACAAAATCTTCGAGACCCGTTGATCAGTTCCAGAAATTACACCATCAGATGATTTATTACATGCACATGGGGAAAATGGCAGAAGCCTTGCAGTGTTTCCAGGGTGCGAAATATGCCGGATTCCACTTCAAGCCGCTAGAAGTTGAACTTGCGGTGATTGCTACACTGCTTGAGCACGGGCCAAGCGCCGCCCAAACTCTGTTAGAAGGCCAATGGACAAAGTCGTTGCCCATCTTCTACCGCCAGATAAAAGATTTGGACCCCTCAGCAGAGGACGAAGTCGTCAAGTTGGCTGTTTTCCGCTTCTACAAGATCTGCTGGCTCACCAGAAGAATGGTAATCAAGCATAATATCACCGCCTCGACAAGCCGACGTTTGATTGCATCAAATAAGCCCGAGCTGGCTCTTGATCTACTCGTGACGGTGTATACGTCAAAATATGGACGCTTGAAAGAGTTCGATGCTGTTTGCATTAAGATGTTCCTCCGTGCATTTACTGCGACGAACAATTTTGCGGGGATGCGGTGGTGTATTCTGACCGCTATTTCCCGAGGGAGTGCTCTGAGCCGAGATCTTGCCGTCGAGGTTGACAGGGTTTTGGGGATCGTCCGCCGCGAGGATACGTCGtccgagaagaagatccaaTTGCGTTATTTGGATTTCGCAGCCTCTGTCCTTCATGGGAAGTGCAATGGCGATCCCAAATACTCGGAGCTGGGGGGTAACGCTGAGTTGAAGAAATCATTTCGGCGAAGACTGAAGGGGTATGGAAACAAGTACGACATGTGGCGTGGCCAGGCGAAGTTGTTCAAGCAGGCGATCGAGGAGTGGGACGAAGAGTACGAGCTCGAGAAGGTGCTGCGCCGGATCGACAACGACGAGTCCTCGATTCTCGCTCAATGGGACGAGGCCGCTTGCGTTGAACTGGAGAGCGTTAATGGACTCTGAGGTCTGTAGTATAGATAGAACCCGATGTAATCTAGACCTGTACCTGTATATTACTATCAGTGAGCATTTTGCATGTGATCGTGCTTGGCGAGAATTCAGCGACTTTGATCTTTCCTATACAAGACACTCTAGGCTACAAAAAAATAATTCCAGTGTTTTTGGGCCAGTAAGTAAGGTCTCATTCGCATCGTACGGTCACCGTTAATCTTAGCAGCCGGTGGAGGCAGTCAGGCCACTTCTGGCGCGGCCGCAGAGCACAACCACAAAATCCGCATCCCCCTTTACCTACCGGTACCTAACCTTCACCTATTAAAGATTCCCgctgcctcctccctccgccgcattttctccccctcctcgtctctATCCTTGTTCCACCAGGCTCTGCGACCCGAATATGCGCAGCATCCCTCGTTTGTTCTCGTCGATCATCCCTTCTGCGCCGAGTTTCTGAATTTCTCTTCCGCCACCACGATGGCCACAACCCTCGCCCACGGCCATGTCAACGACCAGGCCCTCAAGTCTCCGGACGCCGCCGAGTACCGCAGACGAGTTCACCATGACGCCGATGTCGTTATAGTAGGAGCTGGAATTTTGGGATGTGCATTGGCTGTGGCTTTGGGTGGCCAGGGCCGGAGTGTCCTTCTGCTCGAACAGTCGCTCAAGGAGCCCGACCGCATTGTCGGCGAACTCTTACAACCCGGAGGTGTCACTGccctggagcagctgggTCTGCGGGACTGCCTGGAGGGAATTGAGGGTATTCCGACTGAAGGATACTATGTTACCTACAAGGGCGATCCTGTCAAAATTCCATACCCCATTCAAAGTCCTGGGGCTCCGCGACCAGAAGGCAAATCATTCCACCATGGACGGTTCGTGATGAAGCTGCGCGAGGCCGCCAGGGCTTGCCCCAATGTCACGATTGTCGAGACCAAGGTTACGGATCTGGTCACTTGCTCGCATACCAAGCAGGTTCTTGGAGTGGACTGCGTGACCAAGGAGTCCAAAGATTGCTACTTCGGTCAAGTAACCGTCGTTGCTGACGGCTACGCCTCCAAATTTCGGAAACAACATCACCCTTATACCCCCAAAGTCCGGTCGAAGTTCTGGGGCCTGGAGCTCATTGATGCGCAACTGCCTCAACCACACTATGGCCATGTCCTTCTAAACACTAATAGCCCGCCCGTCCTCGTCTACCAAATCGGAACACACGAGACCAGAATCCTTTGCGACATCCCAGAAAATCTACCCTCGGCCTCCGTCAAGAATGGAGGTGTCAAGGGTCATCTCCGAAACGTTGTCCTGCCGTCTCTCCCTAAAGGTATCCAGCCTTCATTCGCGGCCGCGCTAGACAAGGGTCAACTGCGGTCCATGCCGAATTCATTCCTGCCGAGTGCCACAAACAAAACGCCAGGATTAATAGTGCTAGGAGATGCTCTCAACATGCGGCATCCGCTTACAGGAGGTGGTATGACAGTCGCATTGAACGACGTTGTCATACTCCGTGACCTGCTCAGCCCGGCGAACGTCCCCAAACTGAGCAACACCGCACTTGTCCTCAAACAACTTTCTGCCTTCCACTGGAGACGCAAGATGGGTGCATCAGTCATCAACATCCTAGCTCAAGCTCTGTACTCTCTCTTCGCTGCGGATGGTAAGACTTTCCTACTTGTCCACTGTCATAGGCTATGGTACTAACTCGTTTCCCGCTAGATGACAACCTAAAAGCCCTACAGCGCGGCTGCTTCGAATATTTCGCGATGGGAATGTATAACCAGCCCGCCGGTCTCCTCGGTGGGATGCTCAAGAAACCACAAGTCCTCTTCGCCCACTTCTTCGCAGTCGCCTTCGTCTCCCTCTGGATGATCATCCGCGACTCCCCGTTATACAAGCTGCCCTTGGCTCTGATCCGATGCGTCACCGTCTTCTGGACAGCATGCGTCGTTATCTTCCCTTACATGTTAATTGAAGCCTTCTGCTAGCCTTCTACTTTACTCGCTTACTTGGCCCCCCGACGGTACCACTTCCTTGGTTCCGTATAAAGCAATGGGCGGCACCAATTTCGTTCTACGTATCATATACATAATGTCCCCTTATTTGTCACGACGATACATGTTTAGTCTGTGTATAACTACTACCCACCCATCTACTCACCCGCCTGTCTATATTTTGTCATTTTAATTCCGCTCAAAATATTCCTAAGAGTATTTCCACTTTAATATCTCCCTCAGTCCATCTCCTTTTCTCCCTTTCATCTTGTCTTGGCCTGTTTTGGTTTCTTGTGTATTATATAGACCCAGACTCAGACTAGACCCTGTGGGTCTGGTTTCCGAGCTACTTCCACTCTACTACCAAAACAATACACTATCCTCGCATTGTTTTCTCGTTTGTTAATTTTGGAGACAGATAGATTGACCCTGTCTTCCTACTACCTACTATCACCATCAATACATGATTACGACAGTACTTTACTTTACCTATTCCCTCAATAGATAAGGGAGAGACGAGACAAAGCATACAAAATCCCTATTCGAcatttcaattcaattcaattcaattcaattcgACCCAGACGTAATGCACTGCACCAGAAACTCAGTTCAGAAAGAAAAGTAAAACTCCTAGCAGTGCTGCGTGCTTGCTATATGCTATACCATGACCGCGTTGCGTATGCCGTCGCATTCGCATTCCCATTCGCATTCGTTACTTAACTTATTGGAACAAACCTCTCATGGGTGCTGGATTTGTTTAGGTCGCTTTAACCCTCATTGAACCCAAGGCTTCAATCAATCATTCAATCAATCAACGGAGCCAGTGAGAAAGTGCAAGAAAGGAAATAGACATAAATATAGGTTGATgaatggctggctggatggaTGTATGATACTCAAAAgcagaaagaagagaagccgTGCAACAAACACCACGCGTGGATGACTAGACGCCAGGAACACCGATagatgatggatggatggatggtaTGGTATGGTATAGCAAAAGCGGTTAAGCTAGGTTAAGTTCGGTTCAGTTATGCGTACATATATTGCACGGTATGGAAATATGGGTAGGTTTGAGGAGATCGAGAGAGGGAGTAAAAGGATAGAGGGCTGCGTGCGTCCACCCTCTATTTCCATAATTTGATAGATGCCAAAACGGAGCTGCAAGACACGGCAGGATAGCAAGGACGGAAAATTTTCGCTCAAATATGTTCGAAGACCCGGCAGCAAGAAGATAACAACAAGtacgaaaaagaaaatgggAAGACAAAAAAAACCCATGGCACTTCATCTGGTATCTAGGATGCATTCGTAAAAAACAATCGCGAGGAGATTTTCGAAGGCTATGCTTGCAgtgcagatgcagaaaagTTGAATGAAGACTTCATTTGGGCGTGAACAGTAAGGGTGGGTTGCAATTCAACCTTCACCGCTGCCGCTGTCATTATGGTTTTCCTTCTCGTTCTCATTACCAGGCGAATTGGATGCAGGTTCAGGTATGTCAGTCGTGTCTGTAGACTGCTTGGCCGAGGAACTGAGGTTGATGGCGATCCGCTTCGGTGCTGCATTCCCAGCACCCTGTCCTCCTTGTGCGGCTCCCTTTTCAGCAATTATTACCGAACCGATAGAGCTGCTTCGCTTTTTCCGTAGCAACCCTGCACTCCCAGTAGAACTACTCGTAGAGCTTCTTCGTTTAGGTCCAGATGTAAGCTTGACGagctcgtcatcatcctcttcctcgcggCGGCGCTTCTCCGATAACCTCTCGGGAGGCGTCTGCACGACCTGTGAGACTGGAGTCGATGGTTGGTCGCTGGCCGGGTCTGCAGGTGCATCGTCGTTCGAAGTTTCCTCAAGCTGAGGCTGTTGTTTTTGGTTCGCTTCTGTCGTATCCATAGCatcgttttcttcttcgtcatcatctggatAGTCTACCAGGGACTTTACTGAGGGAGAAGCAGCGCCGTTTGGAACCTGCGAGATGAGGGTGCCCGTAGCCTGATTATCTTGCTGCCACTGGAACTCGGAATCAGTATTTCGATCGGCATCCATAGCTGGGCAGAGTCttacctcttcttcttcatccgacGTGTTGAAATACTCCTCTTCGGCAGGATCCATTTCTTTCACGCCTTGCCAACGTCCACTGGGTGGCATCTTCAGGACAGGTGTTACCTCCTCTTGAGAGTAAAGTGTCGAATCCGCTTCCTCACTGTATCCCTGGAGCTGTTCGTAATGAACTATCAGGCCCTGGAAAGTGTCCACATAAGTGATATTTCTCAGTTTGTCGCCATATTTTCCGACCACATGCAGAGTAATCGGCTTGATATGTTCCCGTTTAATAAATTCGAAAAGTTCAAGGCAGGCAGAATTGAGCAGGTTATCGCGAGGCATGGTCTCATAAACAATGTCAAGAATGAGCCCAAATGTATCGTTATGCGTCATCAAAGCTTGATAAAAGGTATCTTGAAGGCTAAGCAGGGTCCTGAAGAATTTTAAGGCGGCTAGAGAACCATTAGAACTGCTCGAATGGAGGGAGTCGACGAAACATACTTAATTTAAGGTGTTTTTGCGGCACCCTAAGTAATTGGGTGATGTGCGCTGCAAGCCGCTCATTCTGAATGACATTGCGGCATCGGTAAAGGTGTTGACGGACGAAGAAGGTGAGAATGTCCACTAGATGGGAGTACAGGGCTACGGCTTGGAAGGTCAAAGCatgggctggagaggaattgTCAGAGAGTTGAACATACAAATGACAATGCGGCTCAAAGACTTACGATTAGACAGGTCCTCGAGTTTTTTCAAAGGTGCAAATAGTCTCTTTGAAGATTCGTCGAAGTGGTTTTGAACGAATGCATCCGAGAGTATATTCGGCCGCACCTTGGTAGCATGTTCGGGGCCAGCCCGAGCCATCGCGGCCTGCAAGGGGACCTGCGGGTCTAGCAAGACCTTGATCGCATCCGCCAGCTGATTCTTCACGCCGAGATCGGCCTCCGAGTGGAGCAGGTCGATTAGGGTATCAGTTAACGGAGTCTTATTCTCATTAACGGCCTTAAGCATATAGCTGCGCATCATGATCGGATCGTGGTCAAGAAGTGCGACTAAAATATCAATTCCCGTCGTCCGAACCGCCGGGTTAGGGTGCTTAATGGCGAACGCAATCACGGCGAAAAGACCATGGCTGATAAGGTTCCCATAAAGCGTGGCTCGTTCCGGTATCTGTAGGTTTTTCGCAATCGATGCGCATTGGTGCAGGAACTGAACTGCATCCTCCTTGCGCTTTCCATCTGGGCTTCGCGGATCGAAGACCGAAAATAGCTCTTTGAGGAACGGGCCGTCTGACTGAATGTGGTTCACAATATCAACTTGGTTGTAGAAGATCATAGAATTAAGGACCGAAAAGGTTGGGTCGTCAAGGATACGTGCGAGAACGACATCTTTCAAATATTGCAACCGCCAGGTGTACCGGATTTTTCGCCGAATGGAGGGGTCTCTGATCGGAACCACTTCCTTGTAGCGTGATTTGTCTGACAAGTACTGGCGATGATTTGCTTTATGTGTAGGGAACTCGGGATCATCTACAGAAAGTTAGCGGCGTACACCCCACTATACGCGCGAGGTTTCCGAGCACACATACATTCCAATgctccaacaactccaagTATGACGGGGTCGGTGACAACGGTTTCAATTATAGTGGTGTCGTTGAGAAGGATGAGCGATTTCATGATGTTGCAAAGACGGTGCAAGTCGTCGATACTCTCCAGGTCTTCCGCGACTGTAACCAGAGGAAGGAGTTTATGTATGTATTCATCTCTGAGGACACACTTGGACAGCGCATCTCGGCTGGCCTGGGCTATGCTGGCGGCTCTCATCAAATGATCGATCTCGGGGAGGTTCACAAGTTCGGGCGCGGGCAATACAACGGTCTGGATATTGTCGAGGTCATCGGAGAGAGCGTCATCTGCAAGAAGGCGCGCGTCGCTATCAGCAAAAGTGATCAAAACATGGGCGACATGCGCCACGGTACAAATAACAGAAAAAAACTCTTACCACCTGCGGCGAGCGTGAGAAGGTGTTGTTGAACAGAATTGACAAAATTCCTTTAACACGGGTAAGCAAAAAGCATCACAACAATTGCGCCGGGCCGAATGGCAAATTACCATATCACAGCGCatccctccgcctcctgaAAACTCAATGCCATATCCGTCTGGTTCGGCTCGGTCCATACGATCAATGTATCTAAACATAGGGCAAGCAGTGTCAGCGAATACCGAGTGCATTCGTGGTGCGGCATGGGCAAAGAAACCAACCTTGCTGTTTTTGATATCCGCCATCCTTAGAGATTCTGGTCTCCAAAAGCACGCGAACGGGTTTATCTTCCGACTCAACAAATATCCGCGGTTCATCCTACAGGGTAAGAAAATCCGATATTAGCAAAATATCAAAACGCGTACAGACAATCGCGCCCTTCCCATAGGCATTTGCGCCCGGCCGACAACCACTAGTTATTGGCGGCCGGGGTCGCGTAGGCGTGAGAAGGTTTGCGGTGGTGATGCCATGAATCCATTCGTGTCATGTTATACCATTCCACGCGATAGCCACGAGATAAAGCAGTCGGGGGGAGAGCGTCGCTTACATCCAGGATCTGGCCAGTGCAAAACCCTGTT
This is a stretch of genomic DNA from Aspergillus puulaauensis MK2 DNA, chromosome 8, nearly complete sequence. It encodes these proteins:
- the PSY2 gene encoding SMEK family protein (BUSCO:EOG09262D0D;~COG:G;~EggNog:ENOG410PFTV;~InterPro:IPR016024,IPR006887,IPR011993;~PFAM:PF04802) gives rise to the protein MALDLQPPGDRKRVKVYELKENDWFDRGTGFCTGQILDDEPRIFVESEDKPVRVLLETRISKDGGYQKQQDTLIVWTEPNQTDMALSFQEAEGCAVIWNFVNSVQQHLLTLAAGDDALSDDLDNIQTVVLPAPELVNLPEIDHLMRAASIAQASRDALSKCVLRDEYIHKLLPLVTVAEDLESIDDLHRLCNIMKSLILLNDTTIIETVVTDPVILGVVGALEYDPEFPTHKANHRQYLSDKSRYKEVVPIRDPSIRRKIRYTWRLQYLKDVVLARILDDPTFSVLNSMIFYNQVDIVNHIQSDGPFLKELFSVFDPRSPDGKRKEDAVQFLHQCASIAKNLQIPERATLYGNLISHGLFAVIAFAIKHPNPAVRTTGIDILVALLDHDPIMMRSYMLKAVNENKTPLTDTLIDLLHSEADLGVKNQLADAIKVLLDPQVPLQAAMARAGPEHATKVRPNILSDAFVQNHFDESSKRLFAPLKKLEDLSNPHALTFQAVALYSHLVDILTFFVRQHLYRCRNVIQNERLAAHITQLLRVPQKHLKLTALKFFRTLLSLQDTFYQALMTHNDTFGLILDIVYETMPRDNLLNSACLELFEFIKREHIKPITLHVVGKYGDKLRNITYVDTFQGLIVHYEQLQGYSEEADSTLYSQEEVTPVLKMPPSGRWQGVKEMDPAEEEYFNTSDEEEEWQQDNQATGTLISQVPNGAASPSVKSLVDYPDDDEEENDAMDTTEANQKQQPQLEETSNDDAPADPASDQPSTPVSQVVQTPPERLSEKRRREEEDDDELVKLTSGPKRRSSTSSSTGSAGLLRKKRSSSIGSVIIAEKGAAQGGQGAGNAAPKRIAINLSSSAKQSTDTTDIPEPASNSPGNENEKENHNDSGSGEG
- the erg1 gene encoding squalene monooxygenase erg1 (BUSCO:EOG09261M4S;~COG:I;~EggNog:ENOG410PHHY;~InterPro:IPR013698,IPR040125,IPR036188;~PFAM:PF08491,PF01494;~TransMembrane:4 (o33-51i375-393o430-447i459-479o);~go_component: GO:0016021 - integral component of membrane [Evidence IEA];~go_function: GO:0004506 - squalene monooxygenase activity [Evidence IEA];~go_function: GO:0050660 - flavin adenine dinucleotide binding [Evidence IEA];~go_process: GO:0016126 - sterol biosynthetic process [Evidence IEA];~go_process: GO:0055114 - oxidation-reduction process [Evidence IEA]) is translated as MATTLAHGHVNDQALKSPDAAEYRRRVHHDADVVIVGAGILGCALAVALGGQGRSVLLLEQSLKEPDRIVGELLQPGGVTALEQLGLRDCLEGIEGIPTEGYYVTYKGDPVKIPYPIQSPGAPRPEGKSFHHGRFVMKLREAARACPNVTIVETKVTDLVTCSHTKQVLGVDCVTKESKDCYFGQVTVVADGYASKFRKQHHPYTPKVRSKFWGLELIDAQLPQPHYGHVLLNTNSPPVLVYQIGTHETRILCDIPENLPSASVKNGGVKGHLRNVVLPSLPKGIQPSFAAALDKGQLRSMPNSFLPSATNKTPGLIVLGDALNMRHPLTGGGMTVALNDVVILRDLLSPANVPKLSNTALVLKQLSAFHWRRKMGASVINILAQALYSLFAADDDNLKALQRGCFEYFAMGMYNQPAGLLGGMLKKPQVLFAHFFAVAFVSLWMIIRDSPLYKLPLALIRCVTVFWTACVVIFPYMLIEAFC
- a CDS encoding pentatricopeptide repeat protein (COG:S;~EggNog:ENOG410PVNR), coding for MPTHGPPAVPSRNALRTLRRLALAGSTVGSCCTVAAITYDVHRRVGVAERIVENKRALQSSAPRYDATSAARRLSRMMDAAEAGEFMGLEAWKEEERKFRKSQILGSDCARDENPPDFSVDSKSANSFDDNTTVTISHEAGVSRAGIELNQSSLNSGNKASFPPSRPPEPPLKSRNIGQEPELKTYIGTVESDLGNSAKKQKTLTENMEELFERGDYINAAQIFLDAHPASLKGISSERRELATQAFFLNCRQDNVFIARSVFERLEEVDRISPTMWRILIVTLAKKGCIESAATIYMRYRGKFSVPGVLLDVVLRCLVESRRLTSAKWVLLRNLSKDRDCGLCGAYLSGLWKKTRNIELLNGQFTKLLMVLRRLDKAPTEKLVNPLLKAYVEFGRFSDAEALVHQMTTTYRVPLTCRMKGLLVYGKALQCDWAAVDEGLQEMHKLGLTSKKRDFVYVFDRIFLEYWPSHTCVEIQDFLYRYIDKFDINADRVFFQHIMEAIVEKGDEAMVSEFTSMARQRGWKVKVDEKAFIELLRNRRSALEDSPVGFWQMLRVAREENMRATASQQLLGQDRRSFLPVTNNLGAQFPDAWYKRTVDELTKSSRPVDQFQKLHHQMIYYMHMGKMAEALQCFQGAKYAGFHFKPLEVELAVIATLLEHGPSAAQTLLEGQWTKSLPIFYRQIKDLDPSAEDEVVKLAVFRFYKICWLTRRMVIKHNITASTSRRLIASNKPELALDLLVTVYTSKYGRLKEFDAVCIKMFLRAFTATNNFAGMRWCILTAISRGSALSRDLAVEVDRVLGIVRREDTSSEKKIQLRYLDFAASVLHGKCNGDPKYSELGGNAELKKSFRRRLKGYGNKYDMWRGQAKLFKQAIEEWDEEYELEKVLRRIDNDESSILAQWDEAACVELESVNGL